The following are encoded together in the Mammaliicoccus vitulinus genome:
- the xseB gene encoding exodeoxyribonuclease VII small subunit, whose translation MMVELEKVVGKLDEESISLEESIELYQRGIELSSKCELKLKEAEDKVNKLVQKEGDSDESVNE comes from the coding sequence ATGATGGTTGAACTAGAGAAAGTAGTAGGTAAACTAGATGAAGAAAGCATTTCACTAGAAGAATCAATCGAACTTTATCAACGCGGTATCGAATTAAGTAGTAAATGTGAATTGAAACTTAAAGAGGCTGAGGATAAAGTAAATAAACTTGTTCAAAAAGAGGGTGATTCTGATGAGTCAGTTAATGAATAG
- the nusB gene encoding transcription antitermination factor NusB — translation MKRTELREIVFKTLYQLENNKIELTVEEAINYLVDDFKGEQYLYVKHFVKEVIDKKEELDEIFIPHLKKWTLERLLKTDRIILRMATYELNYTDTPQKVIFNEAVEIAKVYSDDEHYKFINGVLSSLSK, via the coding sequence ATGAAAAGAACAGAACTTAGAGAAATCGTCTTTAAAACATTGTATCAATTAGAAAATAACAAAATAGAGTTAACAGTAGAGGAAGCAATTAACTACTTAGTCGACGACTTTAAAGGTGAACAATATTTATATGTTAAACACTTTGTTAAAGAAGTCATCGACAAAAAAGAAGAACTAGATGAAATATTCATACCGCATTTAAAAAAATGGACGTTAGAACGTTTACTTAAAACGGACCGTATTATTTTAAGAATGGCAACATATGAATTAAATTATACTGACACACCACAAAAAGTCATTTTTAATGAAGCAGTTGAAATTGCAAAAGTGTACAGTGACGACGAACATTATAAATTTATTAACGGTGTATTAAGCAGTTTATCAAAATAA
- the xseA gene encoding exodeoxyribonuclease VII large subunit, producing the protein MDKYLSVTAITKYIKYKFDQDPHLQNVFIKGEISNFKKHSSGHLYFALKDDKGVLSAMMFKSNANQLSFEPKEGDQVLIEGRIGIYESRGSYQIYVQTMQLDGVGLLYEKFEALKKELAEKGYFNNEHKLSIPKYPRKIAVLTASTGAAVRDICSTLDKRYPLAEQVLISTLVQGKEAKDNIINNIKKADSMDVDVIIVGRGGGSIEDLWSFNEREVVEAIYNCATPIVSAVGHETDTTLSDFVSDVRAATPTQAAVIATPDIKALYQLIANARQYLTKHVTQSIQQDKHKLKQLSSYYKLKTPSLLYDQETQKLDDYQKQLTRNLEQTILRNKHKIDILQNKLRIGPIHNKTTQYRQDFDRLNAMQSQLINRIITQKKQMLTSKLAQLDALSPTQIMLRGYSIIEKNDKIITSKDDLNIEDNITINLKDGKINANVKEIR; encoded by the coding sequence ATGGATAAATATTTATCAGTTACAGCTATAACTAAATATATCAAATATAAATTTGATCAAGACCCTCATTTACAAAATGTATTTATAAAGGGTGAGATTTCAAACTTCAAAAAACATTCAAGTGGACATCTTTATTTCGCATTAAAAGATGATAAAGGTGTATTAAGTGCGATGATGTTTAAATCCAATGCTAATCAACTATCATTTGAACCTAAAGAAGGGGATCAAGTCTTAATTGAAGGAAGAATTGGTATATACGAATCGAGAGGCTCATACCAAATATACGTTCAAACGATGCAATTAGATGGTGTCGGTCTTTTGTATGAAAAATTTGAAGCACTAAAAAAAGAATTGGCTGAAAAAGGATACTTTAATAATGAACATAAATTAAGTATCCCTAAATATCCTAGAAAAATCGCTGTATTAACTGCATCGACAGGAGCTGCAGTTAGAGATATTTGTTCTACCTTAGATAAACGCTATCCGCTTGCAGAGCAAGTGTTAATTAGTACTTTAGTACAAGGTAAAGAAGCTAAGGATAATATCATTAACAATATTAAAAAAGCTGACTCAATGGATGTTGATGTTATTATCGTTGGTCGTGGTGGTGGATCTATAGAAGATCTGTGGAGCTTTAATGAAAGAGAAGTTGTAGAAGCTATTTATAATTGCGCTACACCTATTGTTTCTGCTGTTGGACATGAAACTGATACTACATTAAGTGATTTTGTAAGTGATGTTAGAGCAGCAACGCCTACTCAAGCAGCAGTCATAGCCACACCAGATATAAAAGCGTTATATCAACTTATTGCGAATGCTCGTCAATATTTAACAAAGCATGTTACACAAAGTATTCAACAAGACAAACATAAATTAAAACAGCTATCATCTTATTATAAGTTAAAGACACCATCGTTATTATACGATCAAGAAACTCAAAAATTAGATGATTATCAAAAGCAATTAACAAGAAATTTAGAACAAACGATTTTAAGAAATAAGCATAAAATTGATATTTTACAAAATAAGTTGAGAATAGGACCTATTCATAATAAAACAACTCAATATAGACAAGATTTTGACCGATTGAATGCTATGCAATCACAATTAATCAATCGCATCATTACTCAGAAAAAGCAAATGCTTACGAGTAAATTGGCACAGCTAGATGCACTGAGTCCAACACAAATAATGCTTAGAGGTTATTCAATTATTGAAAAAAATGATAAAATCATTACAAGTAAAGATGATTTAAATATAGAAGATAATATTACGATTAATTTAAAAGATGGCAAAATAAATGCTAATGTAAAAGAAATTAGGTGA
- a CDS encoding polyprenyl synthetase family protein: MSQLMNSYVDKFNESLKQTKLDPVVDTKLEESMRYSLSAGGKRIRPVLLLMTLSMLKCDIKKGLETAKALEMIHTYSLIHDDLPAMDNDDYRRGMKTNHKVYGDATAILAGDALLTKAFELITKDTYIASDDKVKLIRLLSESAGHQGMVGGQVLDMDSEDKEISLDTLRKIHRYKTGALIQFSVVAACTIAKVSSKTFLLLDSFSQELGLIFQIKDDLLDIEGDFDKIGKSVGSDEINNKSTYVSLLGKTNTKVALEQPVNQALYLLEQLEEQYDTDELKSLTQLFANREN, encoded by the coding sequence ATGAGTCAGTTAATGAATAGTTATGTTGATAAATTTAATGAATCTCTAAAACAGACTAAACTTGATCCAGTCGTGGATACTAAGTTAGAAGAAAGTATGAGATATTCATTGTCAGCTGGAGGAAAACGTATAAGACCTGTATTGCTTTTAATGACATTGTCTATGCTGAAATGTGACATTAAAAAAGGGCTGGAAACTGCTAAAGCTCTTGAAATGATACATACTTATTCGCTCATACATGATGATTTGCCTGCTATGGATAATGATGATTATAGACGTGGTATGAAGACGAATCATAAAGTTTATGGTGATGCCACAGCAATTCTTGCTGGTGATGCATTGTTAACGAAAGCATTCGAACTTATTACTAAAGATACATATATAGCATCAGATGATAAGGTTAAGCTTATTAGATTGCTATCTGAATCTGCAGGACACCAAGGTATGGTCGGTGGCCAAGTTTTAGATATGGATAGTGAAGATAAAGAAATTTCACTGGATACGTTACGTAAAATCCATAGATATAAGACGGGCGCACTTATTCAATTTTCAGTAGTTGCCGCATGTACCATTGCGAAAGTAAGTAGCAAAACGTTCCTCTTATTAGATTCATTTAGCCAAGAATTAGGTTTGATCTTTCAAATTAAAGATGATTTATTAGACATCGAAGGTGATTTCGATAAAATAGGTAAATCTGTCGGAAGTGATGAAATTAACAATAAGAGCACTTATGTATCACTTTTAGGTAAGACAAATACTAAAGTTGCATTAGAACAACCTGTTAATCAAGCTTTATATTTATTGGAACAATTAGAAGAACAATACGACACAGATGAACTGAAGTCACTTACTCAATTATTTGCAAATAGAGAAAATTAG
- the ahrC gene encoding transcriptional regulator AhrC/ArgR, producing the protein MANKTMRQIKIREIISNEQIETQEELVKRLNEYDLNITQATISRDIKELQLIKVPAPSGQYIYSLPRDRKYHPIDKLGRYLMDSFVKIDGADNLLVLKTLPGNAQSIGAIIDQIDWSEVIGTICGDDTCLIICKDKEAAEVITDRIFNML; encoded by the coding sequence ATGGCGAACAAAACGATGCGTCAAATTAAGATAAGAGAAATAATTTCAAACGAACAAATAGAAACTCAAGAAGAGTTAGTTAAACGATTAAATGAATATGACTTGAATATTACACAAGCGACGATTTCTCGTGATATAAAAGAATTACAATTAATAAAAGTTCCAGCTCCTTCTGGACAATATATCTATAGTTTACCAAGAGATAGAAAATATCATCCAATTGATAAATTAGGAAGATATTTAATGGACTCCTTCGTTAAAATTGATGGTGCCGATAACTTATTAGTATTAAAGACATTACCTGGTAATGCTCAATCTATTGGTGCAATAATTGACCAAATCGATTGGTCTGAAGTAATAGGTACTATTTGTGGAGACGATACTTGCTTAATTATTTGTAAAGATAAAGAAGCTGCTGAAGTAATCACGGATAGAATTTTCAATATGCTTTAA
- a CDS encoding Asp23/Gls24 family envelope stress response protein yields MAKTIENEKPSLGKIEIAPEVIEVIASIATTDIKGVSHMQSVFNKNSLEKFGKKNFGKGIKVDIKEDGIYINVYCTFDYGTKISETARKVQTEIKQALNTMTALTPKEVNVHIVNIHFQ; encoded by the coding sequence ATGGCTAAAACAATTGAAAATGAAAAGCCTTCTTTAGGTAAGATTGAGATTGCGCCGGAAGTTATTGAAGTCATAGCGAGTATTGCGACTACAGATATTAAAGGTGTATCTCATATGCAATCCGTTTTTAATAAGAATTCCTTAGAAAAATTCGGGAAAAAGAATTTTGGTAAAGGTATAAAAGTCGATATAAAAGAAGATGGCATCTACATTAATGTTTACTGTACATTTGATTATGGCACAAAAATTTCTGAAACTGCTCGAAAGGTTCAGACTGAAATTAAACAAGCATTAAATACGATGACAGCATTAACGCCAAAAGAAGTTAATGTACATATCGTTAATATACATTTCCAATAA
- the dxs gene encoding 1-deoxy-D-xylulose-5-phosphate synthase, producing MDVSSIQNPSFIKDLSNQELEELSSEIRKFLIETCSVTGGHIGANLGVVELTLSLHKHFNSPIDKIIWDVGHQTYIHKILTGRGHEFNSLRQYKGLCGFPKTKESEHDVWEAGHSSTSLSAAMGMAKARDILGKTNHVVPVIGDGALTGGMALEALNHIGHDKTNLTIILNDNEMSIAPNVGAMHNMFGRIRTNQNYNRFKFDAETFMSRLPGGDRLRDSADKIKDSLKYLVVDGIFFEELGIKYIGPVDGHNFKELDEAISASKQINKPVLIHVVTKKGKGYKPAEVDTVGTWHGLGPYKLETGEVIKGDAEGPAWSALMSDQVLNYAKQDKRVVAITPAMPVGSKLTKFQQALPEQFFDVGIAEQHAVTMAAGLATQGMKPYVAIYSTFMQRAYDQLLHDVDRQNLNVLFGVDRAGLVGADGETHQGVFDVGFLSQFPNFTIMMPKDGDEAIAMVKTAFETEHGPMAIRYPRGNAPMLNETKKNEVLEIGTWQYERMGQHLSIISYGPTVKIITDVADELLKEGINVNVINARFIKPMDFDMLHEIGKDTNPIITVEESMLTGGLGSQIATFIKDHDYQNVMRRIGINDEYIEHGDVDLLLEDIGISKANIKSLVKSLIR from the coding sequence ATGGATGTTTCAAGTATACAAAATCCATCCTTTATCAAAGACTTATCTAATCAAGAATTAGAAGAATTAAGTAGTGAAATTAGAAAGTTTTTAATAGAAACATGTTCTGTAACGGGTGGACATATTGGGGCTAACTTAGGTGTAGTTGAATTAACATTAAGCTTACACAAACATTTTAATAGCCCTATAGATAAAATTATCTGGGATGTTGGTCATCAAACGTATATTCATAAAATCTTAACAGGTAGAGGACATGAATTTAATTCTTTAAGACAATATAAAGGTTTATGTGGTTTTCCTAAAACGAAAGAGTCAGAGCATGATGTTTGGGAAGCTGGACATAGTTCAACTTCTTTATCAGCTGCTATGGGTATGGCAAAAGCGCGTGATATTTTAGGGAAAACAAATCATGTTGTACCAGTTATTGGTGATGGTGCATTAACAGGTGGGATGGCACTTGAAGCACTTAATCATATCGGTCATGATAAGACGAATTTAACAATCATATTAAACGATAATGAAATGAGTATAGCGCCTAATGTCGGTGCTATGCATAATATGTTTGGACGGATTAGAACGAACCAAAATTATAATAGATTTAAATTTGATGCTGAAACTTTTATGAGCAGACTTCCAGGTGGAGACCGTTTAAGAGATTCAGCAGATAAAATAAAAGATAGTTTGAAATATTTAGTAGTCGATGGTATTTTCTTTGAAGAATTAGGCATTAAATATATTGGCCCAGTTGATGGTCATAACTTCAAAGAATTAGATGAAGCGATATCTGCATCAAAACAAATAAACAAACCAGTGTTAATTCACGTCGTAACTAAAAAAGGCAAAGGTTATAAACCTGCCGAAGTTGATACAGTTGGCACATGGCATGGTCTTGGACCGTATAAGCTTGAAACTGGTGAAGTTATTAAAGGTGATGCTGAAGGTCCAGCTTGGAGTGCTTTAATGAGCGATCAAGTCTTAAATTATGCTAAACAAGATAAACGTGTTGTAGCTATTACACCTGCCATGCCTGTAGGTTCTAAGTTAACAAAATTTCAACAAGCATTACCGGAACAATTTTTTGATGTTGGCATTGCTGAGCAACATGCCGTTACGATGGCCGCAGGTTTAGCGACACAAGGTATGAAACCTTACGTAGCCATTTACTCGACATTTATGCAACGTGCATATGATCAACTATTGCATGATGTAGATAGACAAAATTTAAACGTACTTTTTGGTGTTGATAGAGCAGGACTCGTAGGTGCTGATGGAGAAACGCATCAAGGTGTATTCGATGTCGGCTTCTTGAGCCAATTTCCCAATTTTACAATTATGATGCCTAAAGATGGCGACGAAGCGATTGCTATGGTTAAAACAGCTTTTGAAACAGAACACGGACCAATGGCTATTAGATATCCACGCGGAAATGCGCCAATGTTAAATGAAACTAAGAAGAATGAAGTTTTAGAAATCGGAACATGGCAGTACGAACGAATGGGACAACATTTATCTATTATTAGTTACGGGCCAACAGTTAAAATCATTACTGATGTAGCAGATGAACTATTAAAAGAGGGTATAAATGTAAATGTTATTAATGCTCGCTTTATTAAACCGATGGACTTTGATATGTTACACGAAATAGGTAAAGATACTAACCCTATTATTACTGTTGAAGAGTCCATGTTAACTGGTGGTTTAGGTAGTCAAATTGCTACTTTCATTAAAGATCATGATTATCAAAATGTAATGCGCAGAATTGGCATAAACGACGAATATATTGAACATGGTGATGTCGATTTATTATTAGAAGATATTGGTATCTCTAAAGCAAATATAAAATCACTTGTTAAATCATTAATTAGATAA